One window from the genome of Ovis canadensis isolate MfBH-ARS-UI-01 breed Bighorn chromosome 21, ARS-UI_OviCan_v2, whole genome shotgun sequence encodes:
- the TMEM223 gene encoding transmembrane protein 223, whose amino-acid sequence MAAPGRRWSVLLLRALQSLPARRAMHDTAPPRDVLLFEHERGRFFTLLGLFCAGQGVFWASLAIASLARPPTPVRPTDAESPDHGRLDLRSTLWRYGLAVGCGAIGSLVLGAGLLFSFRSVRSVMLRAGGKQVTLTTHAPFGWGAHFTVPLNQVSCMAHRGEVPAMLPLKVKGRRFYFLLDKAGHFPNTKLFDNTVGAYRSL is encoded by the exons ATGGCGGCGCCCGGGCGGCGGTGGTCTGTGCTGCTGTTACGAGCGCTGCAGTCCCTTCCCGCTCGCCGGGCCATGCATGACACGGCTCCACCACGGGATGTGCTGCTCTTCGAGCACGAACGGGGCCGCTTCTTCACCCTCCTCGGGCTGTTCTGCGCTGGCCAGGGggtcttctgggcttccctggccattGCCTCCTTGGCCCGTCCCCCAACCCCGGTTCGTCCAACAGACGCCGAGTCCCCAGACCATGGCCGCTTGGACCTGCGCTCAACACTCTGGCGCTACGGCCTTGCCGTCGGCTGCGGCGCCATAG GTTCCCTGGTACTTGGTGCTggtcttctcttttccttccgcTCTGTGCGCTCAGTGATGCTACGGGCTGGAGGGAAGCAAGTGACCCTCACCACTCATGCCCCCTTTGGCTGGGGTGCCCATTTTACGGTTCCCTTAAACCAGGTATCTTGCATGGCGCACCGGGGAGAAGTCCCTGCCATGCTGCCTCTGAAAGTCAAAGGCCGACGCTTCTACTTCCTCTTGGACAAAGCTGGACATTTCCCCAACACGAAACTTTTTGACAACACTGTGGGTGCCTACCGTAGCTTGTGA
- the NXF1 gene encoding nuclear RNA export factor 1: MADEGKSYNEHDDRVSFPQRRKKGRGPFRWKSGEGNRRSGRGGSSVRSSRLEDDDRDVAMSDVQDAPRVRYTPYAARPNRRGDNWNERTRIHVTLPLRRDRGAAERGGAGTSQDGSSKNWFKITIPYGRKYDKSWLLNVIQSKCSVPFTPIEFHYENTRAQFFVEDASTASALKAVNYKILDRENRRISIIINSSSPPHSVQNELKPEQVEQLKLIMSKRYDGSQQALDLKGLRSDPDLVAQNIDVVLNRRSCMAATLRIIEENIPELLSLNLSNNKLYRLDDLSSIVQKAPNLKILNLSGNELKSERELDKIKGLKLEELWLDGNTLCDTFRDQSTYISAVRERFPKLLRLDGHELPPPIAFDVEAPTTLPPCKGSYFGTETLKNLVLHFLQQYYAVYDSGDRQRLLDAYHDGACCSLSIPFTPQNPARSNLAEYFKDSRNVKKLKDPTLRFRLLKHTRLNVVAFLNELPKTQHDINSFVVDISAQTSTLLCFSVNGVFKEVDGKSRDSLRAFTRTFVAVPASNSGLCIVNDELFVRNASADEIQRAFAMPAPTPSSSPVPTLSPEQQEMLQAFSTQSGMNIEWSQKCLQDNNWDYTRSAQAFTHLKAKGEIPEVAFMK; encoded by the exons ATGGCGGACGAGGGGAAGTCATACAACG AGCACGATGATCGAGTTAGTTTCcctcaaagaagaaagaaaggccgGGGCCCTTTCCGGTGGAAGTCCGGCGAGGGGAACCGGAGGTCCGGAAGAGGGGGCTCCAGTGTTCGGTCCTCCCGCCTGGAGGACGACGACAGAGACGTGGCAATGAGCGATGTCCAGGATGCTCCCCGAGTACGATA CACCCCCTATGCTGCACGACCCAACCGTCGGGGTGATAACTGGAATGAGCGGACTCGGATTCATGTTACTCTGCCCCTGCGGAGGGATCGGGGTGCTgcagagaggggaggggctggcacCAGCCAGGACGGGTCGTCCAAGAACTGGTTTAAGATTACA atcccttatggcaggaaatacGACAAGTCGTGGCTCCTGAATGTGATTCAGAGCAAGTGCAGTGTCCCTTTTACTCCGATTGAG TTTCACTATGAAAACACACGGGCCCAGTTTTTTGTGGAGGACGCCAGTACGGCCTCTGCACTGAAGGCTGTTAACTATAAGATTTTGGATCGGGAGAACCGCAGG ATATCTATCATCATCAACTCCTCTTCTCCACCCCATTCTGTGCAGAATGAACTGAAGCCAGAACAAGTAGAGCAGCTAAAG CTGATCATGAGCAAAAGATACGATGGCTCCCAGCAAGCACTTGACCTCAAGGGCCTCCGTTCAGACCCAG ATTTAGTGGCCCAGAACATTGACGTTGTCCTGAACCGTAGAAGCTGCATGGCAGCCACCCTGCGAATCATCGAAGAGAACATCCCTGAG CTATTGTCCTTGAACTTGAGCAACAACAAGCTCTACCGGCTGGATGACTTGTCCAGCATTGTGCAGAAAGCACCCAATCTAAAGATCCTAAATCTCTCTGGAAATGAG CTAAAGTCGGAGCGGGAGTTGGACAAGATCAAAGGGCTGAAGCTGGAAGAGCTCTGGCTTGACGGAAACACCCTGTGCGACACCTTCCGAGACCAGTCCACCTACATCAG CGCCGTTCGAGAGCGATTTCCAAAACTACTGCGACTG GATGGCCATGAGTTACCCCCACCAATTGCGTTTGATGTTGAAGCCCCCACAACGTTACCACCTTGCAAG GGAAGCTACTTTGGAACAGAGACCCTGAAGAATCTGGTCCTGCACTTCCTGCAGCA GTACTATGCGGTTTATGACTCGGGAGACCGGCAGCGGCTCCTGGATGCCTACCATGATGGAGCCTGCTGCTCCCTGAGCATTCCTTTCACCCCCCAGAACCCTGCCCG AAGTAACTTGGCCGAGTACTTCAAGGATAGCAGGAATGTGAAGAAGCTTAAAGACCCTA CCCTGCGGTTCCGACTGCTAAAGCACACACGTCTCAACGTGGTGGCCTTCCTCAATGAGTTGCCCAAAACTCAGCATGACATCAATTCCTTCGTGGTAGACATAAGTGCGCAGACA AGCACATTGCTGTGTTTCTCTGTCAACGGAGTCTTCAAAGAAG TGGATGGAAAGTCTCGGGACTCCTTGCGAGCCTTTACCCGGACGTTCGTCGCTGTTCCTGCCAGCAATTCAGG GTTGTGCATCGTCAACGATGAGCTGTTTGTGCGGAATGCCAGTGCTGATGAGATCCAGAGAGCCTTTGCCATGCCTGCACCCAcaccttcctccagcccagtgcccACCCTCTCCCCAGAGCAGCAGGAAATGCTGCAGGCATTCTCTACCCAGTCTGGCATGAACATTGAGTGGTCCCAGAA GTGCCTTCAGGACAACAACTGGGACTACACCAGGTCTGCCCAGGCCTTTACTCACCTCAAG gccAAGGGTGAGATCCCAGAAGTGGCATTCATGAAGTGA